The genomic interval CGGCGCCCCGACCGGCGCCCCGGTGGCCAGGTCCCACACCCGAACCGACCGGTCCCCGCTGCCGGAGACCACCACCGGCCGCCCCGCCACCTCCGCCACCGCCACCGCCCACACCGGACCGTCATGGCCGGTGAACGGCGCCCCCACCGGGGCCCCGGTCGCCAAATCCCACACCCGCACCGACCGGTCGTCGCTGCCGGAGACCACCACCGGCCGCCCCTCCACCTCGGCCACCGCCACCGCCAACACCGGGCCGTCGTGGCCGGTGAACGGCGCCCCCACCGGGGCCCCGGTCGCCAAATCCCACACCCGCACCGACTCGTCCCCGCTGCCGGAGACCACCACCGGCCGCCCCTCCACCTCCGCCACCGCCACCGCCCGCACCGGACCGTCATGGCCGGTGAACGGCGCCCCCACCGGCGACCGGGGCCCCGGTGGCCAGGTCCCACACCTGCACCGACCGGTCGCCGCTGCCGGACACCACCACCGGGCGCCCCTCCACCTCGGCCACCGCCACCGCCACCACCCAGTGGTCGTGGCCGATGAACGGCGCCCCGACCGGGGCCCCGGTGGCCAGGTCCCACACCCGCACCGACCGGTCCTCGCTGCCGGACACCACCACCGGGCGCCCCTCCAACTCGGCCACCGCCACCGCCAACACCGGGCCCTGGTGGCCGGTCAACGGCGCCCGACTGGGGCCCCGGTCGCCAGGTCCCACACCCGCACCGACCGGTCCCCGCTGCCGGACACCACCACCGGGCGCCCCTCCAACTCGGTCACCGCCACCGCCCGCACCCAGTCGTCGTGGCCGGTGAACGGCGCCCCGACCGGGGCCCCGGTGGCCAGGTCCCACACCCGCACCGACCCGTCGCCGCTGCCGGACACCACGACCGGGCGCCCCTCCAGCTCGGTCACCGCCACCGCCAACACCGGGCCCTGGTGGCCGGTGAACGGCGCCCCGACCGGGGCCCCGGTGGCCAGGTCCCACACCCGCACCGACCGGTCCTCGCTGCCGGACACCACGACCGGGCGCCCCTCCAGCTCGGTGACCGCCACCGCCAACACCGGGCCGTCGTGGCCGGTGATCGGCGCCCCGACCGGGGCCCCGGTGGCCAGGTCCCACACCCGCACCGACCGGTCGTCGCTGCCGGACACCACGACCGGGCGCCCCTCCAGCTCGGTCACCGCCACCGCCAACACCCAGTCGTCGTGGCCGGTGAACGGCGCCCCGACTGGGGCCCCGGTGGCCAGGTCCCACACCTGCACCGTCCGGTCCTCGCTGCCGGACACCACGACCGGGCGCCCCTCCAGCTCGGTCACCGCTACCGCCAGCACCCGGCCGTCGTGGCCGGTGAACGGCGCCCCGAACGGCGCCCCGGTGGCCAGATCCCACACCTGCACCGACCGGTCGCCGCTGCCGGACACCACGACCGGGCGCCCGCCACCTCCGCCATCGCCACGGCCCGCACCC from Microthrixaceae bacterium carries:
- a CDS encoding WD40 repeat domain-containing protein, translating into MVSGSGDRSVQVWDLATGAPFGAPFTGHDGRVLAVAVTELEGRPVVVSGSEDRTVQVWDLATGAPVGAPFTGHDDWVLAVAVTELEGRPVVVSGSDDRSVRVWDLATGAPVGAPITGHDGPVLAVAVTELEGRPVVVSGSEDRSVRVWDLATGAPVGAPFTGHQGPVLAVAVTELEGRPVVVSGSGDGSVRVWDLATGAPVGAPFTGHDDWVRAVAVTELEGRPVVVSGSGDRSVRVWDLATGAPVGRR